Proteins found in one Planctomycetes bacterium MalM25 genomic segment:
- a CDS encoding 4-hydroxybenzoate decarboxylase subunit C → MLRDSLLDLERHGQLRRIDAPIDAYLEAAAIHRRVYQAGGPALWFTNVAGCRFTMASNLFGTLERSKLLFRKTYDSVQRLIDLKVDPNRAFKSPLKYAGAPFTALRMLPRSVRRGPVLGNETTLSELPNLVSWPRDGGPFVTLPQVYTEDPAAPGLMKSNLGMYRIQLAGNEYEKDREIGLHYQLHRSIGVHQAEARRLGKPFRVNTFVGGHPAMTLAAVMPLPEGMSELTFAGALAGRRIRMARRPDGLPVYADADFAICGTVLPGEEGESGLPMMKPEGPFGDHLGYYSLRHPFPTMRVDHVYHRDDAVWAFTVVGRPPQEDTAFGELIHDLTGPVIPTVLPGVLGVNAVDAAGVHPLLLAVGSERYMPFYDAERPQEILTQASAILGQGQLSLAKFLLIADAGCWPERSDALDDLHAVRPFFEQVLRRADWTRDLHFHTRTTIDTLDYSGDSINAGSKVVLAAAGPPKFELTTELTSGSDRLPEGFADPRVVMPGVVAVRGPKLPAPSFDYDAVGRGQLSGAQAETAGLAEAAAVGSAEMQRFCAALDRDHPLRRFRLIVVADDAEFLAATSGHEGIGNFLWVAFTRANPAADLWGVEAFCDRKHWGCRGPLVIDARIKPHHAPVLEEPPEVSARIEAMAAPGEPLHGLF, encoded by the coding sequence ATGCTCCGCGACTCGCTGCTCGACCTCGAACGACACGGCCAGCTGCGCCGGATCGACGCGCCGATCGACGCCTACCTCGAGGCGGCCGCCATCCACCGTCGGGTCTATCAGGCGGGCGGGCCGGCGCTCTGGTTCACGAACGTGGCCGGTTGCCGCTTCACGATGGCGAGCAACCTGTTCGGCACGCTCGAGCGCTCGAAGCTGCTGTTCCGCAAGACTTATGACTCGGTGCAGCGGCTCATCGATCTGAAGGTCGATCCGAACCGTGCCTTCAAGTCGCCCCTCAAGTACGCCGGCGCTCCGTTCACGGCGCTGAGGATGCTGCCCCGCTCCGTCCGTCGCGGGCCGGTGCTCGGCAACGAGACGACCCTCTCCGAGCTGCCGAACCTCGTCAGCTGGCCGCGCGACGGGGGGCCGTTCGTCACCCTGCCGCAGGTCTACACGGAAGACCCCGCCGCGCCGGGCCTGATGAAGTCGAACCTCGGCATGTACCGCATCCAGCTCGCCGGGAACGAGTACGAAAAGGATCGCGAGATCGGCCTGCATTACCAGTTGCACCGCTCGATCGGCGTGCATCAAGCCGAAGCGCGGCGGCTCGGGAAGCCGTTCCGCGTGAACACCTTCGTCGGCGGACACCCGGCGATGACGCTCGCCGCCGTGATGCCGCTGCCCGAGGGGATGAGCGAGCTGACCTTCGCCGGCGCGCTCGCGGGCCGGCGGATCCGCATGGCCCGACGCCCCGACGGCCTGCCCGTCTACGCGGACGCCGACTTCGCGATCTGCGGCACGGTCCTCCCCGGTGAAGAGGGCGAGTCGGGCTTGCCGATGATGAAACCCGAGGGACCGTTTGGCGACCACTTGGGGTACTACTCGCTGCGGCACCCCTTCCCGACGATGCGGGTCGATCACGTTTATCACCGCGACGACGCCGTCTGGGCGTTCACGGTCGTCGGCCGCCCGCCGCAGGAAGACACCGCGTTCGGCGAGCTGATCCACGACCTGACCGGTCCGGTCATCCCGACCGTCCTGCCGGGCGTGCTCGGCGTGAATGCTGTCGACGCCGCGGGCGTTCACCCGCTGCTGTTGGCGGTGGGCAGTGAGCGTTACATGCCGTTCTACGACGCCGAGCGCCCGCAAGAGATCCTCACGCAAGCGTCCGCGATCCTTGGGCAGGGGCAGCTCTCGCTCGCGAAGTTCCTGTTGATCGCCGACGCGGGCTGCTGGCCCGAGCGGAGCGACGCGCTCGACGACCTGCACGCGGTGCGTCCCTTCTTCGAGCAGGTGCTCCGTCGGGCCGATTGGACGCGCGACCTGCACTTCCACACGCGGACGACGATCGACACGCTCGACTACTCGGGCGACTCGATCAACGCCGGGTCGAAGGTGGTGCTCGCCGCCGCGGGGCCGCCGAAGTTCGAGCTGACGACCGAGTTGACGTCGGGCTCCGACCGGCTGCCGGAGGGCTTCGCCGACCCGCGCGTCGTCATGCCGGGCGTGGTCGCCGTGCGTGGTCCGAAGCTGCCCGCGCCGTCGTTCGACTACGACGCCGTTGGGCGCGGGCAGCTCTCAGGGGCCCAGGCGGAGACCGCTGGGCTCGCTGAAGCAGCCGCCGTCGGCTCCGCCGAGATGCAGCGGTTCTGCGCCGCGCTCGACCGCGACCATCCACTGCGGCGTTTCCGATTGATCGTCGTCGCCGACGACGCCGAGTTCCTCGCCGCCACGAGCGGCCATGAGGGGATCGGCAACTTCTTGTGGGTCGCTTTCACCCGGGCGAACCCGGCGGCCGACCTGTGGGGCGTCGAGGCGTTCTGCGACCGCAAGCACTGGGGCTGCCGTGGCCCCCTGGTCATCGACGCCCGCATCAAGCCGCACCACGCCCCGGTGCTGGAAGAGCCGCCCGAGGTGTCGGCCAGGATCGAAGCAATGGCCGCCCCCGGTGAGCCGCTTCACGGGTTGTTCTAG